One window of the Eucalyptus grandis isolate ANBG69807.140 chromosome 8, ASM1654582v1, whole genome shotgun sequence genome contains the following:
- the LOC104456310 gene encoding uncharacterized protein LOC104456310, producing the protein MNPNRIAESSRIVRLQSSASPAFEAVESSIGGLVRSWNRRRKWQLFFGFGESRDRNATSGSIPTWRTRVGKFLDSDLAHSFSILLLLADTIITSYELSSSLTNACPKTRTEGREPWYHWVGIAILSLLSAKTLALAAALGGSFFRRPGYVVDGVVAIGALFLEAFLKKKGSGLIVVVSLWRILRVVEGAFELSDEAIEAQVESILNEFESLRQENRRLREVVDQMNERIEQLEDDLAQCGRARNQGKVRDDE; encoded by the coding sequence ATGAACCCGAATCGCATTGCAGAATCCTCTCGGATTGTCAGACTGCAGTCGAGCGCTTCCCCAGCCTTTGAGGCGGTCGAATCGTCGATCGGAGGCCTCGTCAGAAGCTGGAACCGGAGGCGGAAATGGCAGCTCTTCTTCGGCTTTGGAGAATCACGTGACAGGAACGCCACAAGCGGAAGCATCCCGACATGGCGGACCCGCGTGGGGAAATTCCTAGACTCCGACTTAGCCCACAGCTTTTCCATTTTGTTGCTCCTGGCGGACACGATCATAACCTCCTATgagctctcttcttctttaacCAACGCGTGCCCGAAAACCCGGACGGAGGGACGAGAGCCTTGGTACCACTGGGTGGGCATAGCGATCTTGAGCCTCCTCTCTGCCAAGACATTGGCTCTCGCCGCTGCACTGGGGGGTTCATTCTTCCGGCGACCTGGCTATGTCGTCGACGGTGTGGTGGCCATCGGGGCCTTGTTCTTGGAAgcatttttgaagaagaagggCAGCGGACTGATCGTGGTGGTGAGCCTGTGGCGGATCTTGCGGGTTGTCGAAGGCGCGTTTGAGCTGAGTGATGAGGCCATCGAGGCGCAGGTTGAGAGCATCTTGAACGAGTTCGAGTCCCTCCGGCAAGAGAATCGGAGGCTGCGAGAGGTGGTGGATCAGATGAACGAGAGGATAGAGCAGCTAGAAGACGATCTGGCGCAATGCGGGCGTGCACGTAACCAAGGCAAAGTGAGAGATGACGAATGA